The DNA region GTCGCGCACGAATATGGGCTCAAAGAGACGGAGCAAGACCAACTCGGCATGGGCGCCATGCTGCATGACGTCGGATACGTGCGCCTGCCGCGCAATCTCTACCGGAAAGCCGGGTTGCTCAGCCCACAAGAGAACTCCTTGATGAAGCAACATCCGCAACTGTCCATCGCCGTCATGGCCGAAGCCGGCGATGTACCGGACCTCACGCGCCAAATCATTTCCCAACACCACGAACATGAGAACGGCAGCGGCTATCCGAACAAGCTCAACGGCGCAGCCGTTTCGCCGCTGGCTCAAATCGTGGGATTGGTCGATACGTACGACGGAATGGTGAGCTTTCGAAACGGCCGCCCGCCGCTCCTGCCCCACGATGCGATTCGACAGCTGTTCGTCCTCGGCGAGAAAGGCCGATTCGACAAAGCCCTGATCGAAGTGGCCATTAAGGCCTTAGGCGTCTATCCGATCGGCAGCCTGATCAAATTAAACACGGGCGAGTCCGCCGTCGTGGTGGGCCTCAACCATGAACACCGGCTCAAGCCGCGCATCCGGATCATCACGGACCAGAAGGGGCAGGCATGCATCGAGCCTATCGACGTGGACCTCTCGACGCAGAACGGCCAGCAACCGCAACGGACCATCCTGCGCGCGCTCGACCCCAAACAAGAGCACGTGAACGTCCCGGCCTACCTTGAAGCGGCAGCGGGACACTGAACCACCGTGAAACATTCAGCATCGCCTCGACGTCGCAAGAACCCGAATCAAGGGCACAGCCCGTTTGATTCGGACTCCATGTCCGGATTGTTGTGGAATGCACTCCCTCTGGGCATCTGCCTGCTGGGAGCAGACCAACGGATCCTCTTTGCCAACCGGGAAGCCGCCAGACTGTTGGCAACGCCGGCCAAAGCCTGCCTCGGTAAAACCCTCGCCGACCTTCTCGGCCTCGAGCTCGTGCCCACGTCGTCGCTTCGATCAGCGGGAATCTGGCGAATCCCCGACCCGCCCCACGCCGATGCCCAACACCCGGCCGCGGCCTCACCGGCCTCCGCCATAGAATGGATGCACCTGCGCTTGTCCGGAGTGCCTGAGGTGTCCGGACTCCTCACCCTGCGGGATGTCTCGCGAGAAGTGGCGCTCGAACAGGACCGCAATCGGCTGACTTCCGTCGCCGAGGAAAGTCCCTATCCCATCGTCGAACTCGACACCGACTGCACCATGCTCTACGTAAACCCTGCGATGGTCGAGGTGCTCTGTCGCTTCGGGTACGACGAACACGGCACACCGGACATCCTCCCGGACAACCTTTCTGAATTGGTGCCGGCATGCCTCCGCGAGGGCCGCCCCATTTCCTCCCAAGTCGTCGTACGCGGGAGCGCCTGCTATGCCTGGACCCTTTGCCCCGTGCCGACGCATCAGCTGGTCAGGGCCTATGCCATCGACCTCAGCGAAGTTCACGCCACCCACAAGGCCTTGAACGACACGGCCGATCACCTGCGAGAGAGCAACCGTCAACTCGACCAAGCGCTGCAACAGGCTCAGGCAGCGACCCGGGTAAAGTCCACCTTCCTGGCCACGGTCAGTCACGAACTGCGCACACCGATGAACGGTGTGATCGGCATGACCAGTCTGCTGCTGGATACACCTCTGTCGGAAGAACAGCGTTCGTTCGTTCAAACGATCCAACAGTGCGGGGAGACGCAGCTGACTCTGATCAACGATGTGTTGGAATGCAGCAAGATCGAGGCAGGCAAACTCGAGTTGGAGCATCTCGACTTTCAACTTCGAACCACGGTGGAAGACGTCCTCTCCCAATTTGCCGAACGGGCCCAGGCCAAGGGGCTCGAAATCACCGGTCTGGTGCATGCCGCGGTGCCGAATGCGCTCCGGGGCGATCCCGCCCGGCTTCGACAGGTGCTGACCAACTTCATGGGCAACGCCATCAAATTCACGGAGCGAGGCGAGGTCACGCTCCAGGCCTTCTTGGAATCTGAGACCCCCGACGGCGTGGTCATCCGATTTGAAGTGACCGACACCGGAATCGGCATCAACGAGGAGAATCAGACCAGGCTCTTCCAGCCCTTCACGCAGGCCGATAGTTCGACGACGCGCAAATACGGCGGCACCGGTCTCGGACTTGCGATCTCAAAGCAGCTGATCGAGCTGATGGGCGGTCAGGTCGGCCTGAAGAGCCGGGTCGGACATGGCACCACGTTTTGGTGCACGGCCAAATTCACCAAGCAACCGGTCTGCCAGCCGGCGATCATCCCCAACGCCGAACTGAGCGCTCGCCGAGTGCTGATCGTCGACGACAACGAATCCAACCGAACGATTCTCCATCATCTGGTGTCCGGTTGGGGTATGAAAGACGACCAGGCCCAGAACGCCGAACAGGCCGTGACGATGGTGCGCGCCGCGGCTGCAGCAGGTACGCCCTACGACGTCGCCGTGTTGGATATGTTGATGCCGGGGAAAGACGGCCTGCAACTGGCACGGGAGCTGAAAGCCCAGCCTGAATCCGCCGGGCTCCGGCTGGTCGTCCTGACGTCGCTCATTCAGCCGGGCCATGCCGAACAGGCCCGGCGTGCCGGCTTCGATGCCTACCTGACGAAACCGGTTCGGCACGACACGCTGCAGAATTGCCTTCGAGCCGTGTTCGGGCTGCAGGCCCCGGCTCCGCCCCCGTCAAAGACCACAGGCCCTCTCCCATCGACGGTGCCGCCCCTCATCACGCGGCATACTCTGGCGGAACAAGTGTCTCGGCCTCGCATCCTCGTCGCCGAAGACAATCTGGTCAATCAAAAATTGGCCGTCCGCATGTTGGAGCGGTTGGGATACCAGGCTGATATCGTCGGAAACGGTGAGGAAGCCTTGGGAGCATTGGAACGAGCGCAGTACAGCGCCATCGTGATGGATTGCCAGATGCCGGTCATGGACGGGTACGAGGCCGCGCGCCGCATTCGTGAGCAGGAGCTGCGATCGGACCAGCAGGCTCAACGCCCGCACATCCCAATCATCGCCTTAACGGCCAACGCCATGCAGGGTGATCGCGAGCGCTGCAAAGCCGCCGGGATGGATGACTACCTGTCGAAACCCGTCAAAACCGATGACCTTGGGCATATCCTCGCGCGTTGGGTGGTATTGAGCCCCGGCACCCCGGCTAAGCCAGGAGCTGCCGCCAGAGCGGTGAAGAGCAGTTACTCGGCGGTCTTCGATGCCACGACCATGTTGGCCAACCTCGGCGGTGACACCGACCTGTTCGAGCAACTCCTTCGTCTTTTCCTCGATCGCCAGTCGATGATGATGGCCGAGATCCGGACCGCAGTGGAACGCGCGGATGCTTCCCTATTGGAACGCGCCGCCCACACCATGAAGGGCACTGCAGCCAACCTCTGCGCGCCCGATGTCGTGCTGGTCGCCAGTCAATTGGAGGCGATCGGCCGACTAGGCTCGCTCACCGATGCCGCCGGACTGTACAGTCAACTCGACCGGCGCGTGCGACAGCTCGTCGACGTGATTCACCGCCACATGGCCATGCCGAAGACGGCCTAGTCCCGCGCAGGATTCTCGCGGACCAAGCAGCGGTCGCCTTCGTCAATTCAGGATTGCAATCAACTCAGCAGGCGGAGGTCTGGAGCGGAACGGTCGGCGCAGCCGGCCGTGCGGATGGGGACTCGAAGAGCGGATAGCGTGTGGGAATGTCGTCGGGGAGAACCAACTGTTTGCACCGGCGGGTTCGATGATTCATGACCAACGGGCCGCGGAGATTGGCAGTCACTCTGGTGGGATCTTCTGACGGGATGGTCAAAATGGTGACGACCGAGACAGCATCGTCTTCTCGTCCGTCCAATTCCCGTATCGCATCCTGCGTCAACTCCACCTGGTAATCCGGCTTGAACAACACCGGATCCAGGACGACGAACGCCAGTTCAGGATTCTCGACACACTGCAACCACTTGATCGGTGCATCGGTATCATGATCGAGCAGGACATATCGGGTCCATTCGGGAAAGCCGAGAATCCCGGCCGGAAAAGTCAGCAACGTCTCGTCCTTGACCTCGAGCGCCCCGAAGCGTGTCGTACTAAACTTCACAAGCGCCTCCTATCTTCCCCGCCGGCCGTTTCGCGTGCCGAGCTGGCGGAACGCATCGAGCGGAATGGCGCCGGTCTCAGCAGCCACCTTATTCTCTTCCTGGATACGAGCGTGGACTTCATCTCGATGCACTTCCACGTTGGAGGGCGCCTCGATGCCGAGACGGACCTGACCTCCCTTGATGCCAAGGACCACGATCCGAACGTTGGGGCCTATCGTGACGCCTTCTCCTCGACGTCTGGTCAACACAAGCATGGTAGCCTTCCTTGGCGAGTGGACAGATCCTTGAATGAGTATCGGTCGCCAAGGAACACGACTTGAGACGAATCTACTTGAGGTAATTCAGCAAGGACTGGTCAAAAATTCTCGAAAACGCCTCGCTGGAGGCCTGGACGGCGACCTCCTGCAACCGCAACTGGGTAATCGCGGTGGCGAGGTCCGCGTCCTGATTATTGGAAATCGACTGCGTAATCGTCAGCGTCGCCGTGTCCAGCGCGTCCTTCGTGACCTGCAGCCGGTTTCCCACCCCTCCGATCGTCCCCTGGGCATCGTTCAACTGCGAGGTCGCCAAATCCAGATTGCCCAACTGCGTCTGGACGCCGGTTCGGTCGTTGCTCTCGAGCGCGGTCAGCAGATCGCGGACCGTATTGAACACATTCGTCGTCGCTCCGCTGAACACCGTGTTCCCGGGAATCAGAATCTGGACCGTTTGATTTTCACTCACGGCAATAGATTGCGTTTCGCTGTTTCCCGCATAGGCCACGGTATCGCCGGTCGTAATCGAATAGGGCCGCACATCGGTCTTGGTCCCCGCAAAAATCGACTGCCCGCCGACCTCGGTGTTGGCAACTTGCATCAGCTGCCGATCGAGCTGGCGTACTTCCTGCGCAATCGACACTCTCCCCTGCGCCGAGGTGGTATCGCTCGCGCCTTGAATCGTCAACTCGCGTATGCGCGCCACCAAATCCTGCGCCTGGGAAACCGCTTTGTCGGCGGCATCGATTCGGGCTTGCCCGAACTCGATGTTCCGAATCCACTGTTGCGTTTGCGATAAGGCCGACTTGTCGAGCACGATCTCGCCGAATGCCATGGGATCATCCGAGGGGCGCTCGACCCGCTTTTGGCTTGAGATCTGCTCTTGACTATCCATGATCTGCGATCTGGTGCGCTGCAGGTTCCCCAGCAACGTGCCGTAGAGTTGTAGATCGGCCACTCTCATGACGACAAGTCTCCTGTCATTTCAGCCTACTGCTTGATCGATAAAATGGTTTGCAGCATTTCATCGCTGGTCGTGATCAGCTTAGAGGCCGCCTGAAATGCCCGCTGGTACTTGAGGAGATTCACGAGTTCCTCATCCAGCGACACCCCCGACACCTCCGCACGATGGGCTTCCAGCTGAGACTGTAGAATCTCCTGGGCGGACAGATTCTGCTGGGCATCTTGCAGGGTCGAGCCGAAACTTCCGGCTGCCGCGCTGTAGTAGTCTTGAAAGGTCGAGTTGCTCAATCCCGCGATGGCCGTGGTCTGGAGCGCCGCAACTGCCAGGGCGTTCACATTGTTTCCGGGAGTCCCGGCGGCGGTTGAAGAGGCCGCAATCTTGAGACGGTCCGTCACCGCCACGCTGATCGTCGCCGCACTCGTACCCGTGGTCGTAAAGAAGGCCTGCGTCGTGGACCCATCAAGCCCGTACCCGGCTTGGTGCTGGGTATTCACCTGGCTCACCAACTGCGCCGCGAGCGTATTCAACGTCGATTGCAGTGATGGAATCGTCGTATCACGGGCATCCAGCAACCCTTTCAACTTCCCGCTCGTGATGACCGATTGCAGCGGAGTGTTCGCGCCGCTGCCCGCGTCGTACATCACATCGACAAGCCCGGCGTTGCCGCTGTTGGCCACGCCCGAAAGATCGTACGTCTTCTGCCCCGCCACCAAGGCCTGCCCGTTGCCGATGAACACGCTGACTTGGCCGGTCGAATCTTCCAGCGAAGAGATGTCGATCGTCTCCGCCAGCTGATTGAGCACTCGGCCGCGCTGGTCCCTCAAGTCGTTGGCCTGCTGTCCCGCGCTCTCCGCCAGCTTAATCTGCGCGTTCAGGTCGGCGATCTGGTCCGCGTAACCGTTGATATCCGTAATGCTTTGCCGGATCTGCCCGTCCAAGGATTCCCGTTGATCCGCCAGCTGATTGGCCGACTGGTTGAATCGGCTCGTCAGCACGCCGGCCTTCGACAGCAGAACCGTTCGGGCCGTCAGATCCGCGGGATTTGTGGAGACGTCCTGCCAGGCCTTGAAAAAATCGTTGAGCGCGGTGCCGACGCCCAAATCATTCGAATCGGAGAACAACGGCTCGACCTGGGTCAGTGCACTTCGGCTTGCGGTGAACTGGCCCAGTCGCTCATGGGAAGTCTGAAGCTGTTGCTCGACAAAGGTATCCACTGAACGCCGGATCTCCTGAGCCTCGACGCCTGTCCCAACTTGGCCCGGATTGGAGTTCTGAGGCTGCGTCTCACTCAGGATTGCTTGTTGTCGTGAGTATCCTGGCGTATTGACGTTGGAAATGTTTTGACCGGTCACGGACAGCGCCTGCTGAAACGTGGCCAGCGCGCTGGTACCGATGCCGAACAGTCCGTTCAATCCCGACATGGCATTATCCTTGAGTTCGAAGCCGTGCGCCGCCGCCCGGAACCATCACGCCGGACGAGGAATACAATGCGGCTGATTCAGGCAGCCGTTGCCACAACCGAAGAGTGCCCTCTAAAAACTCCAGCGATTGGCCGATCAGCGTCGCATTGAACCGGTTCATCCGATCGGTTTCCGCAATTGCAGCCGCCAGCGCCGACTCTTCCTGGCGGACGGCAGCAGAGGGTTCTCCCTGAGGCATCATGGAGGCTCGTCGTTGCCCCTCAAGACCGCGGATCTCGTCAAGAAGCCGCTCTTTCCGCATGGTGACGCTGGAGAATTGTCCGAAGGAGAGGGAACGGATGGCTTGCTGCTCTTCCGTCAGCAACCCTTGGAATTCGGTCATCTTCGCC from Nitrospiraceae bacterium includes:
- the flgL gene encoding flagellar hook-associated protein FlgL; the protein is MRVADLQLYGTLLGNLQRTRSQIMDSQEQISSQKRVERPSDDPMAFGEIVLDKSALSQTQQWIRNIEFGQARIDAADKAVSQAQDLVARIRELTIQGASDTTSAQGRVSIAQEVRQLDRQLMQVANTEVGGQSIFAGTKTDVRPYSITTGDTVAYAGNSETQSIAVSENQTVQILIPGNTVFSGATTNVFNTVRDLLTALESNDRTGVQTQLGNLDLATSQLNDAQGTIGGVGNRLQVTKDALDTATLTITQSISNNQDADLATAITQLRLQEVAVQASSEAFSRIFDQSLLNYLK
- the flgK gene encoding flagellar hook-associated protein FlgK, with the protein product MSGLNGLFGIGTSALATFQQALSVTGQNISNVNTPGYSRQQAILSETQPQNSNPGQVGTGVEAQEIRRSVDTFVEQQLQTSHERLGQFTASRSALTQVEPLFSDSNDLGVGTALNDFFKAWQDVSTNPADLTARTVLLSKAGVLTSRFNQSANQLADQRESLDGQIRQSITDINGYADQIADLNAQIKLAESAGQQANDLRDQRGRVLNQLAETIDISSLEDSTGQVSVFIGNGQALVAGQKTYDLSGVANSGNAGLVDVMYDAGSGANTPLQSVITSGKLKGLLDARDTTIPSLQSTLNTLAAQLVSQVNTQHQAGYGLDGSTTQAFFTTTGTSAATISVAVTDRLKIAASSTAAGTPGNNVNALAVAALQTTAIAGLSNSTFQDYYSAAAGSFGSTLQDAQQNLSAQEILQSQLEAHRAEVSGVSLDEELVNLLKYQRAFQAASKLITTSDEMLQTILSIKQ
- a CDS encoding flagellar protein FlgN produces the protein MVSTVQDQSHNQPESLLRRMRAKMTEFQGLLTEEQQAIRSLSFGQFSSVTMRKERLLDEIRGLEGQRRASMMPQGEPSAAVRQEESALAAAIAETDRMNRFNATLIGQSLEFLEGTLRLWQRLPESAALYSSSGVMVPGGGARLRTQG
- the csrA gene encoding carbon storage regulator CsrA, with the protein product MLVLTRRRGEGVTIGPNVRIVVLGIKGGQVRLGIEAPSNVEVHRDEVHARIQEENKVAAETGAIPLDAFRQLGTRNGRRGR
- a CDS encoding DUF3391 domain-containing protein, with the protein product MASTKRITIDQLKPGMFVVAMDQPWYRTPFLFHKRLIAGPDDIDQMRRHGIHEITIDIEKGLDLDATPVAVVTPSSPAPVAPAEQPPQTHQASPTAMEAAQVSYREATAAMERIFAELEAGHAPNIEAVKSVVAKVMDQILLHQESMLAQFCVQKMRRFDRTLASHGLDVCVLSLIVAHEYGLKETEQDQLGMGAMLHDVGYVRLPRNLYRKAGLLSPQENSLMKQHPQLSIAVMAEAGDVPDLTRQIISQHHEHENGSGYPNKLNGAAVSPLAQIVGLVDTYDGMVSFRNGRPPLLPHDAIRQLFVLGEKGRFDKALIEVAIKALGVYPIGSLIKLNTGESAVVVGLNHEHRLKPRIRIITDQKGQACIEPIDVDLSTQNGQQPQRTILRALDPKQEHVNVPAYLEAAAGH
- a CDS encoding flagellar assembly protein FliW; this encodes MKFSTTRFGALEVKDETLLTFPAGILGFPEWTRYVLLDHDTDAPIKWLQCVENPELAFVVLDPVLFKPDYQVELTQDAIRELDGREDDAVSVVTILTIPSEDPTRVTANLRGPLVMNHRTRRCKQLVLPDDIPTRYPLFESPSARPAAPTVPLQTSAC
- a CDS encoding response regulator, with protein sequence MSGLLWNALPLGICLLGADQRILFANREAARLLATPAKACLGKTLADLLGLELVPTSSLRSAGIWRIPDPPHADAQHPAAASPASAIEWMHLRLSGVPEVSGLLTLRDVSREVALEQDRNRLTSVAEESPYPIVELDTDCTMLYVNPAMVEVLCRFGYDEHGTPDILPDNLSELVPACLREGRPISSQVVVRGSACYAWTLCPVPTHQLVRAYAIDLSEVHATHKALNDTADHLRESNRQLDQALQQAQAATRVKSTFLATVSHELRTPMNGVIGMTSLLLDTPLSEEQRSFVQTIQQCGETQLTLINDVLECSKIEAGKLELEHLDFQLRTTVEDVLSQFAERAQAKGLEITGLVHAAVPNALRGDPARLRQVLTNFMGNAIKFTERGEVTLQAFLESETPDGVVIRFEVTDTGIGINEENQTRLFQPFTQADSSTTRKYGGTGLGLAISKQLIELMGGQVGLKSRVGHGTTFWCTAKFTKQPVCQPAIIPNAELSARRVLIVDDNESNRTILHHLVSGWGMKDDQAQNAEQAVTMVRAAAAAGTPYDVAVLDMLMPGKDGLQLARELKAQPESAGLRLVVLTSLIQPGHAEQARRAGFDAYLTKPVRHDTLQNCLRAVFGLQAPAPPPSKTTGPLPSTVPPLITRHTLAEQVSRPRILVAEDNLVNQKLAVRMLERLGYQADIVGNGEEALGALERAQYSAIVMDCQMPVMDGYEAARRIREQELRSDQQAQRPHIPIIALTANAMQGDRERCKAAGMDDYLSKPVKTDDLGHILARWVVLSPGTPAKPGAAARAVKSSYSAVFDATTMLANLGGDTDLFEQLLRLFLDRQSMMMAEIRTAVERADASLLERAAHTMKGTAANLCAPDVVLVASQLEAIGRLGSLTDAAGLYSQLDRRVRQLVDVIHRHMAMPKTA